Proteins from one Candidatus Desulfovibrio trichonymphae genomic window:
- the rpoB gene encoding DNA-directed RNA polymerase subunit beta, giving the protein MDQLTKQFGKIKVSLPIPHLLNLQIDSYRKFLQEGVSDAERNRDEGLEGTFHSVFPIEDFNKTARLEFVSYEISTPKYDQAECIAKGLTYEAPVRIKMRLIVYVADAVSGNKTIRDIKEQDIYFGTLPLMTEKGTFIINGTERVIVNQLQRSPGIIFEHDGGKTHTSRKVLYSCRVIPMRGSWLDFDFDHKDILYVRIDRRRKMPATILLKAMGMNKAQVLDYFYNREHYFLQDNRLFWEVKKDLYRKDNAYTDIVAPDGTIIVKAGKPITKRSWRVICEAGIQAIEVRPDLLDSMFLAEDATDGKTGEVLAEAADEITPGLLERLREANIQRIAVLHTKGAGTSSSIRDTLVLDRIPDQQKAQEEIYRRLRPSPPPTAEIAANYFDNLFRNSNYYDLSPVGRYKLNQRLGRNESARTRTLTDEDILTSIKVLVKLKDTHGSADDIDHLDKRRVRLVGELVENQYRIGLVRMERAIKERMSLQEISTLMPHDLINPKPVAAVLKEFFGTSQLSQFMDQTNSLSEVTHKRRLSALGPGGLTRERAGFEVRDVHTSHYGRICPIETPEGPNIGLIVSLTTFAKVNDYGFIETPYRVIRKGQLTSEVIHLDASHESDQVVAQANARLDDNGRLVDEFITVRVRGEVEIRPRDEVTLMDISPSQMVSISAALIPFLEHDDANRALMGSNMQRQAVPLLRSEKPLVGTGMEVDVARDSGACIVAPADGKVEYADADRIVVAYHGDLYPEQGGVRAYDLLKFHKSNQNSCFGQRPTCHAGQFVKKGQILADGPGIDDGELALGKNLVVAFMPWCGYNYEDSILISERTVKEDIFTSIHIEEFEVVARDTKLGPEEITRDIPNVSEDMLCNLDESGIIRIGASVKPDDILVGKISPKGETQLTPEEKLLRAIFGEKARDVKNTSLKVPPGVEGTIIDVKVFNRRSGEKDDRTLAIEAHDIAALDQKEADHIRSLTNRTRDLLAGSVLGRQTAVSVPGKKKGEVFVEAGTALAAEHLTLLPVKKLAGLFRNNAVNDTVAELLKSYDREVVFLKSIYDAKRGKVTEGDDLPPGVIKMVKVHIAIKRKLSVGDKMAGRHGNKGVVSCILPEEDMPFFADGRPVDIVLNPLGVPSRMNIGQIMETHLGWGAKELGRQMAQLVDSGTALQTARKEVKDVFASADVNALVDAMNDDEFIAAVKKLKNGIVTKTPVFDGATEEEIWAWMDKAGLENDGKTVLYDGRTGVPFRNRVTTGVMYLLKLHHLVDEKIHARSTGPYSLVTQQPLGGKAQFGGQRLGEMEVWALEAYGAAYLLQEFLTVKSDDVAGRVKMYEKIVKGDNFLEAGLPESFNVLVKELMSLGLNVSLHQEEDQKKSKHVSYMQEHDDEAE; this is encoded by the coding sequence ATGGATCAGCTTACCAAACAGTTTGGCAAAATCAAAGTTTCTCTTCCTATTCCTCATTTACTGAATCTACAAATAGATTCCTATCGAAAATTCCTCCAGGAAGGTGTTTCTGATGCGGAACGAAATCGCGACGAAGGTTTGGAAGGCACTTTCCATTCTGTCTTCCCCATTGAAGATTTCAATAAAACCGCCAGACTGGAATTCGTCAGTTATGAAATAAGCACACCCAAGTATGATCAGGCTGAATGTATTGCCAAAGGGCTGACCTATGAAGCCCCTGTGCGCATAAAAATGCGTCTTATCGTCTATGTCGCTGATGCAGTCTCCGGCAACAAGACCATACGTGACATCAAGGAACAGGACATCTATTTCGGCACGCTGCCCTTGATGACGGAAAAAGGCACATTTATTATTAACGGGACAGAACGCGTGATAGTCAACCAGCTTCAACGTTCTCCCGGCATCATTTTTGAACACGACGGCGGCAAAACACATACAAGCCGCAAGGTGCTGTACTCCTGCCGCGTGATACCTATGCGCGGCTCATGGCTTGATTTTGACTTTGATCACAAAGACATACTGTATGTCCGTATTGACCGGCGCAGAAAAATGCCCGCCACCATTCTCTTGAAAGCCATGGGGATGAATAAGGCACAAGTACTTGATTATTTTTATAATCGTGAACATTACTTCTTGCAGGACAACCGATTGTTTTGGGAAGTCAAAAAAGATCTTTACCGCAAAGATAACGCCTATACCGACATTGTTGCCCCTGATGGAACAATAATCGTTAAGGCCGGCAAGCCTATCACAAAACGAAGCTGGCGCGTGATCTGTGAAGCGGGAATTCAAGCAATTGAAGTGCGGCCTGACCTGCTGGACAGCATGTTCCTTGCTGAAGACGCAACCGACGGCAAAACCGGCGAAGTGTTGGCAGAAGCGGCTGACGAAATAACGCCTGGCCTTCTGGAGCGTCTGCGCGAGGCGAATATTCAACGCATAGCTGTGCTGCACACCAAGGGCGCCGGCACGTCTTCCTCTATTCGCGACACACTGGTTCTGGATCGCATTCCCGACCAGCAAAAAGCCCAAGAAGAGATATACCGGCGTCTGCGGCCTTCTCCGCCCCCAACGGCGGAAATTGCGGCAAATTATTTTGATAACCTCTTTAGAAATTCAAACTACTACGATCTCTCTCCTGTCGGCAGATATAAGTTGAACCAGCGGCTTGGCCGTAATGAATCCGCCCGGACGCGCACTTTGACTGATGAAGATATTTTGACGTCCATTAAAGTTCTTGTTAAACTTAAAGACACCCATGGTTCGGCAGATGACATTGACCATCTGGACAAACGCAGGGTCAGACTTGTTGGCGAACTGGTGGAAAACCAGTACCGTATCGGCCTTGTGCGCATGGAGAGGGCGATCAAGGAACGCATGAGCCTCCAAGAAATTTCCACACTCATGCCGCATGATCTCATCAATCCCAAACCTGTGGCTGCGGTGCTGAAAGAATTTTTCGGCACCTCGCAGCTCTCCCAGTTTATGGACCAGACAAACTCGCTCTCCGAGGTCACGCATAAACGCCGTCTTTCCGCGCTTGGCCCGGGCGGCCTGACGCGCGAGCGCGCAGGTTTTGAAGTGCGGGACGTTCATACTTCCCACTACGGCAGAATATGTCCCATTGAAACGCCGGAAGGGCCGAATATCGGACTGATTGTCTCACTGACCACTTTCGCGAAAGTCAATGACTACGGATTTATTGAAACACCGTATCGGGTTATTCGGAAAGGTCAGCTTACCAGTGAAGTCATCCATCTGGACGCCTCGCACGAAAGTGATCAAGTGGTTGCCCAGGCAAACGCGCGTCTTGACGACAACGGACGCCTGGTGGACGAATTTATTACCGTACGCGTCAGGGGCGAAGTGGAAATCCGCCCCCGCGATGAAGTGACGCTTATGGACATCTCGCCCAGCCAGATGGTTTCAATCTCCGCCGCATTGATTCCCTTCCTTGAGCATGATGATGCAAACCGCGCGCTTATGGGATCAAATATGCAGCGGCAGGCCGTACCCCTGCTGCGCTCTGAAAAACCGCTTGTGGGCACCGGTATGGAAGTTGACGTTGCCCGTGATTCCGGGGCATGCATCGTCGCGCCTGCCGACGGCAAGGTGGAGTATGCCGACGCTGACCGTATCGTGGTGGCTTATCATGGCGATCTTTACCCGGAACAGGGCGGCGTGCGCGCATACGACCTGCTGAAATTTCATAAGTCAAATCAGAATTCCTGCTTCGGCCAGCGACCAACCTGTCATGCAGGTCAATTTGTCAAAAAAGGTCAAATTCTGGCAGACGGTCCCGGTATTGACGATGGCGAACTGGCCCTCGGCAAAAACCTTGTTGTGGCCTTTATGCCTTGGTGCGGCTACAATTATGAAGATTCGATCCTCATTTCCGAGCGAACGGTTAAAGAAGACATTTTTACCTCCATACACATTGAAGAATTTGAGGTGGTGGCCCGCGACACGAAACTGGGGCCGGAGGAAATCACCCGCGACATCCCCAACGTCAGTGAAGACATGCTGTGCAATCTTGATGAAAGCGGCATCATCCGCATCGGCGCCTCTGTCAAGCCCGACGACATTCTTGTCGGTAAAATCTCGCCCAAGGGCGAAACGCAGCTGACTCCCGAAGAAAAACTCCTGCGGGCCATTTTCGGCGAAAAAGCCCGTGATGTTAAAAATACTTCCCTCAAGGTTCCACCAGGCGTTGAAGGCACGATTATTGACGTCAAAGTCTTCAACCGCCGTTCAGGCGAAAAGGACGATCGCACTCTCGCCATTGAAGCGCACGATATCGCGGCACTTGATCAAAAAGAAGCTGACCATATCCGTTCGCTGACAAACAGAACGCGTGATCTTCTCGCCGGTTCTGTCCTAGGCCGGCAGACGGCTGTTTCCGTGCCGGGCAAGAAAAAAGGCGAAGTGTTTGTTGAAGCGGGGACAGCGCTTGCCGCAGAACATCTGACGCTGCTCCCCGTCAAAAAACTTGCCGGCCTTTTCAGGAACAATGCCGTCAATGATACGGTTGCTGAACTGCTGAAGTCATATGATCGGGAAGTTGTCTTTCTGAAGTCCATTTATGACGCAAAACGCGGTAAAGTCACCGAGGGTGATGATCTGCCGCCCGGCGTAATCAAAATGGTCAAAGTCCACATAGCCATTAAACGCAAACTTTCCGTAGGCGACAAAATGGCGGGCAGACACGGGAACAAGGGCGTGGTTTCTTGTATTTTGCCTGAAGAGGACATGCCGTTTTTCGCTGACGGCCGACCTGTCGACATAGTGCTTAATCCCTTGGGCGTTCCATCGCGCATGAATATTGGCCAGATTATGGAAACCCATCTTGGATGGGGGGCAAAAGAGCTTGGACGCCAGATGGCCCAGCTTGTTGATTCCGGCACCGCCTTGCAAACCGCGCGCAAAGAGGTCAAGGATGTCTTTGCGTCGGCGGATGTCAATGCCCTTGTGGACGCCATGAACGATGACGAATTCATTGCCGCTGTCAAAAAACTCAAAAACGGCATTGTGACAAAAACTCCGGTTTTCGACGGCGCTACGGAAGAGGAAATATGGGCGTGGATGGACAAAGCCGGCCTTGAAAACGACGGAAAAACAGTTTTGTACGACGGCCGCACCGGTGTCCCCTTCAGAAATCGCGTCACAACAGGCGTGATGTATCTTCTCAAGCTGCATCACCTTGTGGACGAGAAAATTCATGCTCGTTCCACCGGGCCGTACTCTCTCGTTACTCAACAGCCTTTAGGCGGCAAGGCCCAGTTCGGCGGCCAGCGTTTGGGAGAAATGGAGGTATGGGCATTGGAAGCGTATGGCGCAGCCTATCTTCTTCAGGAATTTCTCACTGTCAAATCAGATGATGTGGCCGGACGCGTTAAAATGTACGAGAAAATTGTCAAGGGCGACAATTTTCTCGAAGCCGGCCTGCCGGAATCCTTCAATGTGCTCGTTAAAGAACTGATGAGTCTCGGATTGAACGTCTCCCTCCATCAGGAAGAAGACCAAAAAAAGTCAAAACATGTCAGCTACATGCAGGAGCACGACGACGAGGCTGAATAA
- the rplL gene encoding 50S ribosomal protein L7/L12: MSLTKEEVIAFISDMTVLELSELIKELEEKFGVSAVAPAAAMVMAVPAADADAAVAEEEKTEFDVILKETGANKINVIKAVRALTSLGLKEAKEKVDGAPSTIKEAVSKEEAEEARKQLADAGATVEVK, translated from the coding sequence ATGTCCCTAACCAAGGAAGAAGTTATCGCCTTTATTTCTGATATGACTGTGCTCGAACTTTCAGAGCTCATCAAGGAGCTGGAAGAGAAATTTGGCGTATCTGCTGTAGCGCCAGCCGCGGCAATGGTAATGGCGGTGCCCGCAGCTGACGCTGACGCAGCAGTCGCAGAAGAAGAAAAAACTGAATTCGATGTGATCCTCAAAGAAACCGGCGCCAACAAAATTAACGTGATCAAAGCGGTTCGCGCTTTGACTAGCCTTGGCCTCAAGGAGGCCAAGGAAAAAGTTGACGGCGCTCCTTCAACTATTAAAGAAGCGGTCTCAAAGGAAGAAGCTGAAGAAGCGAGAAAACAGCTTGCCGACGCAGGCGCAACCGTCGAAGTCAAGTAA
- the rplJ gene encoding 50S ribosomal protein L10: MNRSEKAVIIEAIKTKTDKASFAVLTDFKGMTVEELTNLRVSLKKSGGEYHIVKNTLARIAFTGGTHDAIKDKFHENCGVALGHENPVAVAKTLNDFVKQSKLFKLRCADLKGRELTADQVEALARLPGREQLLAQLLGTINAVPTSFVSLFANLLRGFLYILKGIEEQKNNAAA, translated from the coding sequence GTGAACAGGTCTGAAAAAGCCGTTATTATAGAAGCCATCAAAACAAAAACAGACAAGGCTTCTTTTGCGGTTCTGACCGACTTCAAGGGAATGACGGTGGAAGAGCTGACGAACCTTCGGGTGAGCCTGAAAAAATCAGGCGGCGAATATCATATCGTTAAAAACACCTTGGCTCGCATTGCTTTCACCGGCGGCACACACGACGCGATCAAGGATAAATTCCATGAAAACTGCGGCGTGGCCCTTGGCCATGAAAATCCTGTGGCGGTGGCCAAGACGCTCAATGATTTTGTCAAGCAGAGCAAGCTGTTCAAGCTGCGCTGTGCCGATCTGAAAGGCAGGGAACTGACTGCAGACCAGGTTGAGGCTTTGGCAAGGCTTCCCGGCAGGGAACAGTTGCTTGCCCAGCTGCTTGGCACCATAAACGCCGTGCCCACTAGTTTTGTGTCGCTGTTCGCCAATTTGTTACGCGGTTTCCTTTATATTTTAAAAGGCATTGAAGAACAAAAGAACAATGCGGCCGCGTAA
- the rplA gene encoding 50S ribosomal protein L1: MPRNGKKFSKALEGLDPQKRYGIEDAVNQSLHVSFAKFDESVDVAIRLGVDPKYSDQMVRGAVTLPHGLGKTVRVAVFCKGEKQTEAREAGADAVGAEELVAKIKEGWREFDAAVATPDVMALVGQIGRLLGPHGLMPNAKTGSVTFEVGKVIAELKAGRVEFRVDKGGVLHAPLGKVSFGAEKILGNLKALLEAVTRLKPSAAKGVYMYSMAVSTTMGPGFKIDMPMVKKFLEG, encoded by the coding sequence ATGCCCAGAAATGGCAAAAAATTTTCCAAGGCCCTGGAAGGTCTTGACCCACAGAAACGTTATGGTATTGAAGATGCTGTAAATCAATCCCTGCACGTCTCCTTTGCCAAATTTGACGAATCTGTTGATGTTGCAATACGTTTAGGTGTTGACCCCAAATACTCGGATCAGATGGTACGCGGTGCGGTCACACTTCCCCACGGCCTTGGCAAAACCGTCAGGGTGGCCGTCTTCTGTAAAGGCGAAAAGCAAACCGAGGCGCGCGAAGCTGGCGCCGACGCTGTTGGAGCAGAAGAACTTGTCGCAAAAATTAAAGAAGGCTGGCGTGAATTTGATGCAGCAGTTGCCACACCCGATGTTATGGCGCTTGTTGGTCAGATCGGCCGTCTGCTTGGCCCCCACGGCCTGATGCCCAATGCCAAAACAGGCTCAGTCACATTTGAAGTAGGCAAGGTTATTGCTGAACTCAAAGCCGGCCGTGTTGAATTCAGAGTTGACAAAGGAGGCGTGCTGCACGCTCCTCTTGGCAAAGTCTCTTTTGGTGCTGAAAAAATTCTCGGTAATCTCAAAGCGTTGCTTGAAGCTGTCACCCGATTGAAACCTTCTGCCGCAAAAGGCGTGTATATGTATTCAATGGCCGTTTCCACAACGATGGGGCCGGGTTTCAAGATTGACATGCCGATGGTTAAAAAATTTCTTGAGGGCTGA
- the rplK gene encoding 50S ribosomal protein L11: MAKKEVARIKLQIPAGAANPSPPVGPALGQHGLNIMGFCKEFNARTQDQKGMILPVVITVYADRSFSFITKTPPAAVLIMKAAKVEKGSGEPNRNKMGAISLAQAEEIARMKLPDLNAASLETAIKSIAGTARSMGIDIT, encoded by the coding sequence ATGGCCAAAAAAGAAGTTGCCAGAATCAAATTGCAAATACCCGCCGGCGCGGCGAATCCCTCTCCTCCCGTGGGCCCGGCGCTTGGTCAGCACGGTTTGAACATCATGGGTTTTTGCAAAGAATTCAATGCCCGTACACAAGACCAAAAAGGAATGATCCTCCCTGTGGTCATTACAGTTTATGCTGACCGTTCCTTCTCATTCATTACCAAAACCCCGCCTGCCGCGGTCTTGATTATGAAGGCCGCCAAAGTTGAAAAGGGTTCCGGAGAACCCAACAGAAATAAAATGGGTGCAATTTCCCTCGCCCAGGCAGAAGAAATTGCGCGCATGAAATTGCCTGACCTCAATGCCGCTTCTCTGGAAACTGCGATTAAATCCATTGCAGGCACCGCACGCAGCATGGGCATTGATATAACATAA
- the nusG gene encoding transcription termination/antitermination protein NusG: MKDSVIDENSDLDQKSRWYIVHTYSGFEQRVQKTISEMIRTGQDQGLIQEIVLPTEKVVELSKGGEKRTTTSKIYPGYIMVRMIMTDLSWHLVQSIPKVTGFVGGKNRPTPMRDVEAERILELMETRQETPRPKFNFDRGDEVRIIDGPFGGFNGMVEDVNYDKGKLRVSVSIFGRQTPVELDFVQVSKG, encoded by the coding sequence ATGAAAGATTCCGTCATTGATGAAAATTCAGATCTAGACCAAAAATCGCGTTGGTACATTGTGCACACCTACTCAGGTTTTGAGCAGCGGGTGCAAAAAACCATTAGTGAAATGATCCGCACCGGTCAGGATCAGGGTCTTATCCAAGAAATAGTTCTCCCTACTGAAAAGGTGGTTGAACTTTCCAAAGGCGGTGAAAAACGCACAACAACGAGTAAGATATATCCCGGATATATCATGGTGCGGATGATTATGACAGATCTCTCCTGGCACCTGGTGCAATCCATCCCCAAGGTGACAGGTTTTGTTGGCGGCAAAAATCGCCCAACTCCCATGCGCGATGTTGAGGCCGAGCGTATTCTGGAGCTGATGGAAACACGACAGGAAACGCCGCGGCCCAAGTTCAATTTTGACAGAGGCGACGAAGTTCGCATTATTGATGGGCCGTTTGGAGGCTTCAACGGCATGGTGGAAGATGTTAACTACGACAAGGGTAAACTGCGTGTTTCTGTTTCCATTTTCGGCCGTCAGACGCCGGTGGAACTGGATTTTGTGCAGGTTTCAAAAGGGTAA
- the secE gene encoding preprotein translocase subunit SecE — translation MTKKQDQPTELKSDNALNLVMRFARYAEDAKAELRKITWPTLPETRKATLAVLGFVAVMAVILGLADLGLSALIKSILS, via the coding sequence ATGACAAAAAAACAGGATCAACCCACTGAACTTAAATCGGATAATGCCTTGAATCTTGTTATGCGTTTTGCGCGCTATGCGGAGGACGCAAAGGCTGAATTGCGCAAAATCACTTGGCCCACATTGCCCGAGACGCGAAAAGCCACTCTGGCTGTATTGGGCTTTGTAGCCGTGATGGCCGTCATTCTCGGGCTGGCGGATCTTGGTCTGTCAGCTCTGATCAAATCTATCCTGTCTTAA
- the rpmG gene encoding 50S ribosomal protein L33 → MRVNIIFACTECKRHNYSTRKNKKNTTGRLELKKYCPWDKKHTLHRETR, encoded by the coding sequence ATGCGAGTAAACATTATTTTTGCCTGCACAGAGTGCAAACGACACAACTACAGCACCCGAAAAAACAAAAAAAATACCACAGGGCGTCTTGAATTGAAAAAATACTGCCCATGGGACAAAAAACATACGTTGCATCGTGAAACCAGATAA
- the tuf gene encoding elongation factor Tu: MGKEKYERKKPHVNIGTIGHIDHGKTTLTAAITKIAALKGQGKFISFDEIDKAPEERERGITIATMHVEYETAKRHYAHVDCPGHADYIKNMITGAAQMDGGILVVAATDGPMPQTNEHILLARQVGVPHLVVFLNKCDLVDDEELLELVELEVREKLSSYNFPGNDVPIIRGSALKALECDDPNAPEAKCVGDLLQACDDFIPEPQRDIDKPFLMPIEDVFSISGRGTVVTGRVERGVLKVGDEVEIVGIKPTQKTTCTGVEMFRKLLVQGQAGDNIGALLRGTKRDDVERGQVLAAPKSITPHKKFKAEVYVLSKEEGGRHTPFFSGYRPQFYFRTTDVTGIINLPEGVEMVMPGDNSQFIVELIAPIAMEGGLRFAIREGGRTVGSGVVTEIIE; this comes from the coding sequence ATGGGCAAGGAAAAATATGAACGCAAAAAGCCTCATGTCAACATCGGCACTATCGGTCATATTGACCACGGAAAAACAACCCTGACAGCAGCCATCACCAAGATTGCCGCTCTGAAGGGTCAAGGCAAATTCATTTCTTTTGATGAAATTGACAAGGCCCCTGAAGAAAGGGAACGCGGCATTACCATCGCCACCATGCATGTGGAATATGAAACGGCAAAACGGCATTACGCGCATGTGGACTGCCCCGGTCACGCCGACTACATCAAAAATATGATCACCGGCGCCGCACAAATGGACGGCGGCATTCTTGTTGTGGCCGCCACCGACGGTCCCATGCCGCAGACCAACGAGCATATTCTGCTGGCTCGTCAGGTTGGCGTTCCCCATCTTGTGGTCTTTCTGAACAAATGCGATCTAGTTGACGACGAAGAACTGCTGGAACTTGTGGAATTGGAAGTTCGCGAGAAGCTGTCTTCTTATAATTTCCCCGGCAATGATGTGCCTATTATCCGCGGCTCCGCGCTGAAGGCCCTCGAATGCGACGACCCCAATGCGCCGGAAGCAAAATGCGTTGGAGATCTTCTGCAGGCGTGCGACGATTTTATTCCTGAACCGCAACGCGATATTGACAAACCCTTCCTCATGCCCATTGAAGACGTCTTTTCTATTTCCGGTCGCGGCACAGTGGTAACAGGCCGTGTGGAACGCGGCGTCCTGAAGGTGGGTGATGAAGTCGAAATTGTGGGTATCAAGCCAACCCAGAAAACCACCTGCACAGGCGTTGAAATGTTTCGCAAACTCCTTGTTCAGGGGCAGGCCGGCGATAATATCGGCGCTCTTTTGCGCGGCACAAAACGTGATGATGTGGAACGCGGTCAGGTTCTGGCCGCACCGAAATCCATTACCCCGCACAAAAAATTCAAAGCGGAAGTGTATGTGCTCTCCAAAGAAGAAGGCGGACGTCATACACCGTTCTTCTCCGGCTACCGTCCGCAATTCTACTTCCGCACAACGGACGTCACAGGCATCATCAACTTGCCTGAAGGTGTGGAAATGGTGATGCCCGGCGACAATTCGCAGTTCATTGTCGAACTCATCGCCCCCATCGCCATGGAAGGTGGTCTGCGTTTCGCCATACGTGAAGGCGGGCGCACTGTGGGTTCAGGTGTCGTTACTGAAATCATCGAGTGA
- a CDS encoding C40 family peptidase — MVKHLRVCALLMGMSFIFGCAAKQGSQQTDVRNAQFHHTYEASFDKNQPQASLRLLRKAQSAIGVPYVRGGITPGGFDCSGFVSWAYKSVGVALPRTAREQSGIGRQIGKTEDMRAGDIVAFHHPRRGYHTGIYVGDGKFIHSPHRRTSVRITSLDDPYFNKNFLGARRVSFDGNENLMAQAENRLNDYTEEKTLRDLTTNKKRDVKNRRDVKSGKPGKATQLAVNNRAGKNAEKGDRSPVASSKKSASANVDTKSKPSKSRTATVERKKAKNSLADVGNGLKNITSQKIRQKAKKS, encoded by the coding sequence ATGGTAAAACACCTGAGAGTGTGTGCGCTGTTGATGGGTATGAGCTTCATTTTCGGCTGTGCGGCAAAACAGGGTTCTCAGCAGACAGACGTGCGCAACGCGCAATTCCACCATACTTATGAAGCCTCCTTCGACAAGAACCAGCCTCAGGCCAGCCTTCGTCTGTTGCGCAAAGCGCAGTCGGCTATCGGTGTGCCCTATGTGCGCGGTGGCATCACCCCAGGTGGCTTTGACTGCTCGGGCTTTGTCAGCTGGGCATACAAAAGCGTAGGGGTGGCTTTACCCCGCACAGCCAGGGAACAATCCGGCATAGGCCGACAAATTGGGAAGACTGAAGATATGCGCGCCGGCGACATCGTCGCCTTCCACCATCCGCGCCGCGGTTACCATACCGGCATTTATGTGGGTGACGGCAAATTTATACACAGCCCACACCGCCGCACATCCGTGCGCATCACTTCGCTTGACGACCCTTATTTCAACAAAAATTTTCTTGGTGCGCGACGCGTCAGCTTTGACGGCAATGAAAACCTTATGGCACAGGCGGAAAACCGCCTCAACGATTACACAGAAGAAAAAACCCTGCGAGACCTGACGACCAATAAAAAACGCGACGTCAAAAACCGGCGCGACGTCAAGTCCGGCAAACCCGGCAAAGCGACACAGCTTGCCGTGAACAACAGGGCCGGCAAGAACGCGGAAAAAGGCGATCGTTCTCCTGTGGCGTCGTCTAAAAAATCCGCATCAGCCAACGTCGATACAAAAAGTAAACCCTCCAAGTCAAGAACCGCGACCGTCGAACGGAAGAAAGCAAAAAACAGTCTCGCGGATGTCGGCAACGGACTAAAAAACATAACTTCGCAGAAAATCAGGCAGAAAGCAAAAAAATCATAG
- a CDS encoding flagellar basal body rod C-terminal domain-containing protein, with translation MTSMIIARRSFETNTKIIRTAGDMLDTLPD, from the coding sequence ATGACAAGTATGATCATCGCCCGGCGCAGCTTTGAGACCAACACAAAAATCATCCGCACCGCCGGTGACATGCTGGACACCTTGCCGGATTAA
- the folE2 gene encoding GTP cyclohydrolase FolE2, whose translation MEDVQNYSPAVPLNIDRAGIRELKLPLLVRDRSDGTQRTVALVDLGVDLPSAFKGAHMSRFVEALNAWDDEINYQSVRRLLENIKNRLGAQRAYARFCFPYFIRKTAPASCSKSSVPYECRLTGELDENGQSFLLEMDVPVMTVCPCSRAISRDSAHSQRAIVRMNVRMAGFSWLEEFIEMAEESGSSAVYTLLKREDEKFVTEHAFAHPAFVEDVVRNVAQRLFAHEHVEWFSVEVESMESIHSHNAFARIERSVNRAAAGQQHGESP comes from the coding sequence ATGGAAGATGTGCAAAATTACAGTCCCGCCGTGCCCCTGAATATTGACAGGGCAGGCATACGCGAGCTCAAGCTGCCGCTTCTCGTGCGCGACCGCTCAGATGGCACGCAACGGACAGTGGCTTTGGTGGATCTGGGCGTTGACCTGCCTTCGGCCTTCAAGGGCGCCCATATGAGCCGCTTTGTGGAAGCTTTGAACGCCTGGGACGATGAAATAAACTATCAGTCCGTGCGCCGATTGCTGGAAAACATCAAAAACCGTCTGGGCGCGCAACGAGCCTATGCGCGCTTTTGCTTTCCCTATTTCATCCGCAAGACGGCCCCCGCCTCATGCAGCAAAAGTTCTGTGCCGTACGAATGCCGCCTGACAGGCGAACTGGATGAAAACGGACAGTCCTTTCTGCTGGAAATGGATGTGCCAGTGATGACGGTCTGCCCCTGCTCAAGGGCAATCAGCCGTGATAGCGCGCACAGCCAACGCGCCATTGTGCGTATGAACGTGCGCATGGCCGGTTTTTCCTGGCTGGAAGAATTTATTGAAATGGCTGAAGAATCCGGCTCTTCAGCCGTGTATACACTGCTCAAACGCGAAGACGAGAAATTTGTCACCGAGCACGCCTTCGCTCACCCGGCATTTGTGGAAGATGTCGTACGTAATGTGGCGCAACGGCTTTTCGCACATGAGCACGTGGAGTGGTTCAGCGTGGAAGTGGAGAGCATGGAGTCCATCCACAGCCACAATGCCTTCGCTCGTATAGAACGTAGCGTCAATCGCGCTGCCGCAGGGCAACAGCACGGAGAATCACCATAA